A part of Microbacterium terregens genomic DNA contains:
- a CDS encoding endonuclease domain-containing protein — protein sequence MLTFMDAVGFVRRRGRLARSSELRDQGATNRELTDAVRTGALVRPRRGWLALPDADPGMLAAARAGVVLTCVTQAARLGLWVLAEDGVHVAAPPHSGGVRIARHARSSNGDPPATVHWTAPLVPRHPGALVDPIENVLYLVAMCQPFESALAVWESAMRTQLVSALGLSRFALPERARRVLAAANPFSDSGLESFVVPRLRWLRLRIVPQTWIAGHRVDFLIGERLVLQIDGGHHVGRQREEDIAHDAQLMLLGYHVIRVGYRQVVDRWHEVQDVIMRAVGQGLHLAS from the coding sequence ATGCTGACGTTCATGGATGCTGTCGGATTCGTGCGCCGCCGCGGGAGACTGGCCCGATCGAGTGAGCTGCGCGACCAGGGAGCGACGAACAGGGAGCTGACGGATGCTGTCCGCACAGGTGCGCTGGTGCGCCCGAGACGCGGGTGGCTGGCACTTCCCGACGCGGATCCCGGCATGCTGGCGGCTGCGCGGGCGGGCGTCGTCCTGACCTGCGTCACGCAGGCCGCCAGGCTCGGGCTCTGGGTGCTCGCCGAGGACGGCGTGCACGTGGCCGCTCCGCCGCACTCGGGCGGCGTCCGGATCGCACGGCATGCGCGTTCGTCGAATGGCGACCCTCCCGCCACTGTTCACTGGACCGCACCGCTCGTGCCGCGGCATCCGGGCGCACTGGTCGACCCGATCGAGAACGTGCTGTACCTCGTGGCGATGTGTCAACCGTTCGAATCCGCCCTCGCGGTGTGGGAGTCGGCGATGCGCACGCAGCTCGTTTCGGCGCTCGGCCTTTCGCGGTTTGCCCTGCCCGAGCGTGCGCGGAGGGTGCTGGCCGCGGCCAACCCGTTCTCGGACTCAGGGCTCGAGTCCTTCGTCGTGCCCCGGCTGAGGTGGTTGCGGCTGCGGATCGTGCCGCAGACGTGGATCGCCGGTCACCGCGTCGATTTCCTCATCGGAGAGCGGCTCGTCCTGCAGATCGACGGTGGTCATCACGTCGGGCGGCAACGCGAAGAGGACATCGCTCACGATGCCCAGCTCATGCTCCTCGGGTATCACGTGATTCGCGTCGGCTACCGTCAGGTGGTCGATCGCTGGCACGAGGTGCAGGACGTGATCATGCGGGCGGTCGGGCAGGGACTGCATCTCGCCTCGTAG
- a CDS encoding ArsR/SmtB family transcription factor, which yields MENTTDTPDAAARVEEHHSGDRVLDTGALRALAHPLRVRIYDILSQYGPQTASSLAEKLGESSGSTSYHLRALAKQDLIQEISDRGTGRERWWERPAGGVSFANPDAMKTPAGRAATQIVMNEFFQNRHDQLMAFIHGGLSGSAEQWQDGSMISTATARLTPEQSKELSVKIMALIDDAVDNYRNQTGEDVRPVTIRADVFPLPELGG from the coding sequence ATGGAGAACACCACGGACACTCCGGATGCCGCGGCCCGCGTCGAGGAGCACCACTCGGGTGACCGCGTCCTGGACACGGGGGCGCTGCGTGCACTGGCGCACCCGTTGCGCGTCCGCATCTACGACATCCTCAGTCAGTACGGCCCGCAGACGGCGAGTTCGCTCGCTGAGAAGCTCGGCGAGTCCAGCGGCTCGACGAGCTATCACCTGCGGGCGCTTGCCAAGCAGGACCTCATCCAGGAGATCAGCGACCGGGGCACCGGCCGCGAACGCTGGTGGGAACGCCCCGCCGGCGGGGTCTCGTTCGCCAATCCCGACGCGATGAAGACGCCGGCGGGACGCGCGGCCACGCAGATCGTGATGAACGAGTTCTTCCAGAATCGTCACGACCAGCTCATGGCCTTCATTCACGGGGGACTCTCCGGCAGTGCAGAGCAGTGGCAGGACGGGAGCATGATCTCGACCGCCACCGCGCGACTCACACCGGAGCAGAGCAAGGAGCTCTCCGTGAAGATCATGGCGCTGATCGACGACGCCGTGGACAACTACCGCAATCAGACCGGCGAGGACGTCCGCCCCGTGACGATACGGGCCGACGTGTTCCCGCTTCCCGAACTGGGAGGTTGA
- a CDS encoding MFS transporter: MTEAVDTDAADDAAGVTGRTTGTTVAGAGKGPLGRDFGKLWTAAAFSNLADGLGRTAVPLIATTLTRDPLAIAVIGAVAFVPWLVFGLPAGMIVDRFDRRIIMAAANGIRGVVALWLAILTATGQISLWALFLGTLVFGLGETLFDNATNAVIPGVVRRAHLDRANGRMQAAQVTIDSFIATPIAGVLFAVALALPLWVGTAGYVVPIALALVLPLSAARPLRDRTLADSAAVTNPGAPDIDVAGPTAEPIAAPLPRPTVPAREAIAYLWGNHYLRAMVVFTSLVGCAFAFAQAGTILYFLDEQGVAPAAIGFVTAGIGVGALVGSLAAPHIVARLGRGWVMFAANFVAALAMLLTGLAPGVVSAVLAYGLFAFAVSTWNVPWGALRQQIVPGHLFGRVLGIIRMLTWGLFPIATLLGGWVARIDLRLPFLLASGVVVVAALVASRLLVVGTRHAGAEAEE; the protein is encoded by the coding sequence ATGACCGAGGCCGTCGACACGGACGCTGCGGATGACGCGGCCGGCGTGACGGGCCGCACGACTGGGACAACGGTCGCGGGGGCGGGCAAGGGGCCGCTCGGCCGCGACTTCGGAAAGCTCTGGACCGCTGCGGCCTTCAGCAATCTGGCCGACGGACTCGGGCGCACCGCTGTTCCGTTGATCGCCACGACGCTGACGCGCGATCCGCTCGCCATCGCGGTGATCGGCGCTGTGGCGTTCGTGCCCTGGCTGGTGTTCGGGCTGCCTGCGGGGATGATCGTCGACCGCTTCGACCGCCGCATCATCATGGCAGCGGCAAACGGCATCCGGGGGGTTGTCGCACTATGGCTGGCGATCCTCACCGCAACCGGGCAGATCAGCCTGTGGGCGCTCTTCCTCGGCACCCTGGTCTTCGGTCTCGGCGAGACGCTCTTCGACAACGCCACCAACGCCGTCATCCCCGGCGTGGTCCGGCGCGCGCATCTCGATCGGGCCAATGGTCGAATGCAGGCGGCCCAGGTCACGATCGACAGCTTCATCGCGACGCCCATCGCCGGCGTACTGTTCGCCGTCGCCCTCGCGCTGCCCCTCTGGGTCGGCACCGCGGGCTACGTCGTGCCGATCGCGCTGGCGCTCGTGCTGCCGCTGTCGGCGGCTCGTCCGCTTCGAGATCGCACGCTCGCGGATTCCGCGGCGGTGACCAATCCCGGCGCCCCGGACATCGATGTCGCCGGGCCGACCGCGGAGCCCATCGCCGCACCCCTCCCGCGGCCCACCGTGCCCGCACGGGAGGCGATCGCGTACCTCTGGGGCAACCACTATCTGCGTGCGATGGTCGTCTTCACCTCCCTCGTCGGCTGCGCATTCGCGTTCGCGCAGGCCGGGACGATCCTCTACTTCCTCGACGAGCAGGGCGTCGCACCCGCCGCCATCGGCTTCGTCACGGCCGGTATCGGCGTGGGCGCCCTGGTCGGCTCGCTCGCGGCACCGCACATCGTGGCGCGGCTCGGCCGTGGATGGGTCATGTTCGCGGCGAACTTCGTCGCGGCGCTGGCGATGCTGCTCACCGGCCTCGCGCCGGGCGTGGTCAGCGCGGTCCTCGCGTACGGATTGTTCGCCTTCGCCGTCTCCACATGGAACGTCCCGTGGGGAGCGCTGCGTCAGCAGATCGTTCCCGGGCACCTCTTCGGTCGTGTCCTGGGGATCATCAGAATGCTCACGTGGGGGCTCTTCCCCATCGCGACGCTTCTGGGCGGATGGGTTGCGCGCATCGACCTGCGACTGCCGTTCCTGCTCGCCTCGGGTGTCGTCGTGGTCGCGGCGCTCGTCGCCAGTCGACTTCTGGTCGTCGGGACGCGGCACGCCGGGGCCGAGGCGGAGGAGTGA
- the valS gene encoding valine--tRNA ligase — translation MADAQIPDKPALEGLEAKWDAAWQGQGTYLFDRAEAVRRGRAGVYSVDTPPPTASGSLHIGHVFSFTHTDVKVRFERMRGKSVFYPMGWDDNGLPTERRVQNYYGVRCDPSLAYDPGFTPPYEGGDNKSSRAADQVPISRRNFIELCETLTAQDEVTFEELFRQLGLSVDWTQTYRTISDDTIRVSQLAFLRNLERGEAFQAMAPTLWDIDFRSAIAQAELEDREQPAAYHRLAFHKSDGSGDVFIETTRPELLPACVALVAHPDDERYQTLFGSTVRTPLFDVEVPVLAHPLAQQDKGSGIAMICTFGDVTDIVWWRELDLPNRTILGKDGRVLAEAPDVIVTEKGKAAYAELAGKTVFSAKKRVAELLSESGELIGDPKPFSHVVKFYEKGDRPLEIVSTRQWYLRNGARDEVLRDKLIELGQQMSWHPDFMRVRFENWTNGLTGDWLVSRQRFFGVPIPVWYALDEQGERDYSRVLAPAAERLPVDPTSDVPAGFTEAQRGVPGGFDGERDIFDTWATSSLTPQLAGGWQRDEELWSLVAPFDVRPQGQDIIRTWLFSTMLRSALEDDRAPWTDAAISGFIVDPDRKKMSKSKGNVVTPADILHQHGSDAVRYWSASSRLGTDAAFDPQNPTQIKIGRRLAIKILNAAKFVLSFPVPEGAEVTHALDASMLATLDGVIRDATKALDAYDHARALEITESFFWTFCDDYLELVKERAYDRSDVGQASAALALRIALSTLLRLFAPVLAFATEEAWSWFNDGSVHTAPWPEALGIDGDPAVLTVVGDALIGIRRAKTEAKASQKTAVTRMTIAAPAESVALIRLAEGDLKAVGRIAEITYTDAEAIAVSGIELEQQEG, via the coding sequence ATGGCCGACGCGCAGATCCCGGACAAGCCCGCCCTCGAAGGTCTGGAAGCGAAATGGGATGCCGCATGGCAGGGCCAGGGCACGTACCTGTTCGACCGGGCTGAAGCCGTGCGACGTGGGCGCGCCGGCGTGTACTCGGTGGACACTCCCCCGCCGACCGCCTCGGGCAGTCTCCACATCGGCCATGTGTTCTCGTTCACGCACACGGACGTCAAGGTGCGTTTCGAGCGCATGCGCGGCAAGTCCGTGTTCTACCCGATGGGCTGGGACGACAACGGCCTGCCCACCGAGCGGCGCGTCCAGAACTACTACGGAGTGCGCTGCGACCCTTCGCTCGCGTACGACCCGGGCTTCACTCCGCCGTACGAGGGCGGTGACAACAAGAGCTCGCGCGCAGCGGACCAGGTGCCGATCAGCCGCCGCAACTTCATCGAGCTGTGCGAGACCCTCACCGCGCAGGACGAGGTCACCTTCGAGGAGCTCTTCCGCCAGCTCGGGCTGAGCGTCGACTGGACGCAGACCTACCGGACGATCAGCGACGACACGATCCGGGTCTCGCAGCTGGCGTTCCTGCGGAACCTCGAGCGCGGTGAAGCGTTCCAGGCGATGGCCCCGACCCTGTGGGACATCGACTTCCGCTCCGCGATCGCACAAGCCGAGCTCGAAGACCGCGAGCAGCCCGCTGCCTACCATCGACTCGCCTTCCACAAGTCGGACGGCTCCGGCGACGTCTTCATCGAGACGACTCGCCCTGAGCTGCTGCCGGCCTGCGTGGCACTGGTGGCGCACCCGGACGACGAGCGCTATCAGACCCTGTTCGGCTCCACCGTGCGCACACCCCTGTTCGATGTCGAGGTGCCGGTTCTCGCGCACCCGCTTGCCCAGCAGGACAAGGGGTCGGGCATCGCGATGATCTGCACCTTCGGCGATGTGACCGACATCGTGTGGTGGCGCGAACTCGATCTCCCGAACCGCACCATCCTCGGCAAGGACGGCCGGGTACTCGCTGAGGCGCCCGATGTGATCGTCACCGAGAAGGGCAAGGCGGCGTACGCCGAGCTCGCCGGAAAGACAGTGTTCAGCGCCAAGAAGCGGGTGGCGGAGCTGCTGTCCGAATCCGGGGAGCTCATCGGAGATCCCAAGCCGTTCTCCCACGTCGTCAAGTTCTACGAGAAGGGCGACCGCCCCCTCGAGATCGTCTCCACCCGCCAGTGGTATCTGCGCAACGGCGCCCGCGACGAGGTGCTGCGCGACAAGCTCATCGAGCTCGGGCAGCAGATGTCGTGGCACCCGGACTTCATGCGCGTGCGCTTCGAGAACTGGACGAACGGACTCACCGGCGATTGGCTGGTGTCACGACAGCGCTTCTTCGGCGTGCCGATTCCGGTCTGGTACGCGCTGGACGAGCAGGGCGAGCGGGACTACAGCCGTGTGCTGGCGCCGGCGGCCGAGCGGCTTCCGGTCGACCCGACCAGCGATGTGCCCGCCGGCTTCACCGAAGCGCAGCGCGGGGTGCCCGGTGGCTTCGACGGCGAACGGGACATCTTCGACACCTGGGCGACGTCGTCGCTGACCCCGCAGCTGGCCGGCGGATGGCAGCGCGATGAGGAGCTGTGGTCGCTCGTCGCGCCGTTCGATGTGCGCCCGCAGGGGCAGGACATCATCCGTACCTGGCTGTTCTCCACCATGCTGCGCAGTGCGCTGGAGGACGACCGCGCTCCGTGGACGGATGCCGCGATCTCGGGCTTCATCGTGGACCCGGACCGCAAGAAGATGTCCAAGTCCAAGGGCAACGTGGTCACGCCCGCCGACATCCTGCACCAGCACGGCTCCGATGCCGTCCGCTACTGGTCGGCGTCGAGCCGCCTGGGCACGGATGCCGCCTTCGATCCGCAGAACCCGACACAGATCAAGATCGGGCGTCGCCTGGCCATCAAGATCCTCAACGCCGCGAAGTTCGTGCTCTCGTTCCCGGTGCCCGAGGGCGCTGAGGTGACGCACGCGCTCGACGCATCGATGCTCGCGACGCTGGACGGTGTGATCCGCGACGCGACGAAGGCTCTGGACGCCTACGACCACGCACGCGCCCTCGAGATCACCGAGTCGTTCTTCTGGACCTTCTGCGACGACTACCTCGAACTCGTCAAGGAGCGCGCCTACGACCGTTCCGACGTCGGCCAGGCCTCGGCCGCGCTCGCGCTGCGGATCGCGCTGTCGACCCTGCTGCGGCTGTTCGCGCCGGTCCTGGCGTTCGCCACCGAAGAGGCGTGGTCGTGGTTCAACGACGGCTCGGTGCACACCGCGCCGTGGCCAGAGGCGCTCGGCATCGACGGAGACCCCGCCGTGCTCACGGTGGTCGGCGACGCCCTGATCGGCATCCGTCGGGCCAAGACCGAAGCGAAGGCCTCACAGAAGACAGCAGTGACACGCATGACGATCGCCGCCCCCGCGGAGTCCGTCGCCCTGATCCGGCTGGCCGAGGGAGACCTGAAGGCCGTCGGACGGATCGCGGAGATCACTTACACGGATGCCGAGGCGATCGCCGTGTCCGGCATCGAACTCGAGCAGCAGGAGGGCTGA